The proteins below are encoded in one region of Deinococcus yavapaiensis KR-236:
- the ftsE gene encoding cell division ATP-binding protein FtsE has translation MIEFHHVSLEYPITRTLALDDLNVHVRRGEFVYLVGHSGAGKSSFMNLILKRALPSRGEVYFSGEPLKRYRRARTAMHRRRIGMVFQDNQLLPHLNAFDNVTFALRVTGVKKVEWQERTREVLRLVGLEHKHGALPMQMSQGEQQRVAIARAIVCEPPVLLADEPTGNLDPDSSREVLRVLQNINLRGTTVIVATHARDLVETYRHRTLTLRKGRLVRDDPYGGYAL, from the coding sequence ATGATCGAATTCCACCACGTCAGCTTGGAGTACCCCATCACCCGCACCCTCGCGCTCGACGATCTCAACGTCCACGTCCGGCGCGGCGAGTTCGTGTATCTCGTCGGCCACAGCGGCGCCGGGAAAAGCTCGTTCATGAACTTGATCCTCAAGCGCGCCCTTCCGAGCCGCGGCGAAGTGTACTTCAGCGGCGAGCCGCTCAAACGCTACCGACGTGCCCGCACGGCCATGCACCGCCGCCGCATCGGCATGGTCTTTCAAGACAATCAACTTCTGCCGCACCTCAACGCGTTCGACAACGTGACGTTCGCGCTTCGGGTAACGGGCGTCAAGAAAGTCGAGTGGCAGGAGCGCACGCGCGAGGTGTTACGCCTCGTGGGCTTGGAACACAAGCACGGCGCCTTGCCGATGCAGATGTCGCAAGGCGAGCAGCAGCGCGTGGCCATCGCGCGCGCCATCGTGTGCGAACCGCCCGTCCTGCTCGCCGACGAGCCCACGGGCAACCTCGACCCGGATTCGAGCCGCGAGGTGCTGCGCGTTTTGCAAAACATCAATTTGCGCGGCACCACCGTGATCGTGGCGACGCACGCCCGCGACCTCGTCGAGACGTACCGCCACCGCACCTTGACGCTGCGCAAGGGCCGATTGGTGCGCGACGATCCGTATGGAGGGTACGCGCTATGA
- a CDS encoding cell division protein FtsX, producing MRQALIALKANFTATMATMTTMILALFMLGAVVLLTLNVDRALGQLESQVEVAAFLDDDADKQAILTRVQALPEVRDAVLTPKDRVLQEMTRDYPYVREAADLAGNPFPDTLKLRVSRVADTVKVAQVVQALPGVESVEYGASYVDRAARTLTVVRTGGFVLVGLLLFGTLLNILNAVRVTMYARRGEINVMRLLGATGSFIRAPYLIEGVLLGLLGGLIAGGLLYPGYGALVTRVGEFAPALPLVRNSLLLAQLGAALVGLGVFVGFVGSLFASARYLKELE from the coding sequence GTGCGACAAGCCCTCATCGCCTTGAAAGCGAACTTCACGGCGACGATGGCCACGATGACGACCATGATTCTCGCGCTGTTCATGCTCGGCGCGGTCGTGCTGCTGACCCTCAACGTGGACCGCGCGCTCGGCCAGTTGGAATCCCAAGTGGAAGTCGCGGCCTTCTTGGACGACGACGCCGACAAGCAAGCGATTTTGACGCGCGTCCAAGCCTTGCCGGAGGTGCGTGACGCGGTCCTCACGCCGAAGGACCGCGTGCTGCAGGAGATGACGCGCGACTACCCGTACGTGCGCGAAGCGGCCGATCTTGCTGGGAATCCATTTCCGGACACGTTGAAGTTGCGCGTTTCCCGAGTCGCCGACACGGTGAAGGTCGCTCAAGTCGTGCAGGCTCTGCCGGGCGTGGAGAGCGTCGAGTACGGCGCGAGCTACGTGGACCGCGCGGCGCGAACCCTCACGGTCGTGCGAACGGGCGGCTTCGTGCTCGTCGGCTTGCTGCTGTTCGGAACGCTCCTGAACATCCTCAACGCGGTGCGCGTCACCATGTACGCGCGTCGCGGCGAAATCAACGTGATGCGCCTGCTCGGCGCGACGGGCAGCTTCATCCGCGCGCCTTACCTGATCGAGGGCGTGCTGCTCGGCCTCCTCGGCGGGCTCATCGCGGGCGGCCTGCTCTATCCCGGTTATGGAGCGCTCGTGACGCGCGTCGGAGAGTTCGCCCCCGCCTTGCCGCTCGTGCGCAACTCGCTGTTGCTCGCGCAGCTCGGGGCAGCCTTGGTGGGGCTGGGGGTGTTCGTCGGCTTCGTGGGCAGCCTCTTCGCATCGGCGCGCTACCTCAAGGAGCTCGAATGA
- a CDS encoding M23 family metallopeptidase, with the protein MKRRSLALVTLVALSSGGMMVVSAQTMSRKLEALQSNLEQQRVLGDTQRAQLEDLQKELASLDAQQRAAIDRLDALGDQIATLEAQGRDLEAKRQSVQEGIGILDTQIEVVSARVERLKASVRQFMRALQRERSGQYLAVLSQSRSIQDLLVRARYANALGQQNVHLTQELREQTTLLQSQREQRVALEAQLRDVQTQLAAKLVDVRSRRDEQSVLLANLRETEAGKQALAVRTKAQQAITSQTIDDLIGQVVTERASIEAERRAREEAERRRREEEARRLKEEQERLARERARLEAERKAREEAARREQARLVKLEQERKAREEAERREQARLEAERKAREEAARREQARIAAEQQAKEEAAKREQARIAAEQQAKEEAAKREQARLAAEQKAKEEAAKREQIRLAAERQAREDNTKREQARLEAERKAREEAARREQARIAAEQQAKEEAAKREQARIAAEQQAKEEAAKREQARIAAEQQAKEEAAKREQARIAAEREARKKAERQRQLDAARAAAEQARRKEQEAAEAQARVQREQQANAARQAQIQQENRQAQAQSAPLPANTGGLSFPIAGGRISVPFGAEGSWVVIEGGANAPVLSAADGVVVRELTNANDGYVLMVQHSTKLLGVYMGLQQPTVNLGDRVSRGQALGYTGGSPILGVTGMRFSVAVVNSGGNGWDYVAPNF; encoded by the coding sequence ATGAAGCGCCGGTCGCTCGCACTCGTCACGCTCGTGGCCTTGTCGAGCGGCGGCATGATGGTCGTGAGCGCCCAAACGATGTCGCGCAAGTTGGAGGCGTTGCAGTCCAACCTCGAGCAGCAGCGCGTCCTCGGCGACACGCAAAGAGCGCAACTCGAAGACCTCCAAAAAGAGCTCGCTTCGCTCGACGCCCAGCAGCGCGCGGCCATCGACCGCCTCGACGCCTTGGGCGATCAAATCGCGACGCTCGAAGCGCAAGGCCGCGACTTGGAAGCGAAGCGTCAAAGCGTTCAGGAAGGCATCGGCATTCTCGACACGCAGATCGAGGTCGTGTCGGCACGCGTAGAGCGTCTCAAGGCGAGCGTACGCCAGTTCATGCGAGCTTTGCAGCGCGAGCGCAGCGGACAGTACCTTGCCGTCTTGTCACAGTCGCGCAGCATTCAGGATCTGCTCGTCCGCGCTCGGTACGCGAACGCACTGGGGCAGCAGAACGTGCACCTCACGCAAGAGCTGCGCGAACAGACGACCTTGCTCCAATCGCAACGCGAGCAGCGCGTCGCCCTCGAAGCGCAATTGCGGGACGTGCAGACGCAACTCGCCGCCAAGCTCGTGGACGTGCGGTCGCGCCGCGACGAGCAAAGCGTTTTGCTGGCCAATTTGCGTGAAACCGAAGCGGGCAAGCAGGCGCTCGCCGTACGGACGAAGGCGCAGCAAGCGATCACCTCGCAAACCATCGACGATCTCATCGGCCAAGTCGTGACCGAGCGCGCAAGCATCGAAGCGGAACGCCGAGCGCGCGAGGAAGCCGAGCGGAGGCGACGCGAGGAGGAAGCGCGTCGCCTCAAGGAAGAGCAGGAGCGCCTCGCCCGCGAGCGTGCCCGGCTGGAAGCCGAGCGCAAGGCGCGCGAGGAAGCGGCAAGACGCGAGCAAGCCCGCCTCGTCAAGCTGGAGCAGGAACGCAAAGCGCGAGAGGAGGCCGAGAGGCGAGAGCAAGCTCGCCTGGAAGCCGAGCGCAAGGCGCGCGAAGAAGCGGCGAGACGCGAACAAGCACGCATCGCCGCCGAACAGCAAGCGAAGGAAGAAGCCGCGAAGCGAGAGCAGGCTCGCATCGCCGCCGAACAGCAAGCGAAGGAAGAGGCCGCGAAACGAGAGCAAGCCCGTCTCGCTGCCGAGCAGAAAGCGAAGGAAGAGGCCGCGAAACGGGAGCAAATCCGCCTCGCCGCAGAGCGGCAAGCTCGAGAAGACAACACGAAACGAGAGCAAGCCCGTCTGGAAGCCGAACGCAAGGCGCGCGAAGAAGCGGCGAGACGCGAACAAGCACGCATCGCCGCCGAACAGCAAGCGAAGGAAGAGGCCGCGAAACGAGAGCAGGCACGCATCGCCGCCGAACAGCAGGCGAAGGAAGAGGCCGCGAAACGAGAGCAGGCTCGCATCGCCGCCGAACAGCAAGCGAAGGAAGAGGCCGCGAAACGAGAGCAGGCTCGCATCGCCGCGGAGCGTGAAGCACGCAAGAAGGCGGAACGGCAGCGACAACTCGACGCAGCCCGAGCGGCGGCCGAGCAGGCACGGCGCAAGGAGCAGGAAGCGGCCGAAGCCCAGGCGCGCGTCCAGCGCGAGCAGCAAGCGAACGCGGCACGGCAAGCGCAGATTCAACAGGAAAACCGTCAAGCCCAAGCGCAAAGTGCTCCGCTGCCGGCCAATACCGGCGGTCTCAGCTTTCCCATCGCTGGTGGACGCATCAGCGTCCCGTTCGGAGCGGAAGGGAGTTGGGTCGTCATCGAAGGTGGAGCGAACGCGCCCGTCTTGTCGGCCGCCGATGGGGTCGTCGTCCGCGAGCTCACGAACGCGAACGACGGCTACGTTCTCATGGTGCAGCACTCGACGAAGCTGCTCGGCGTGTACATGGGCTTGCAGCAACCGACAGTCAACCTCGGGGACCGCGTGAGTCGCGGGCAGGCGCTGGGATACACCGGAGGCTCGCCGATTCTCGGCGTCACCGGCATGCGCTTCTCGGTCGCGGTGGTGAACAGCGGCGGCAACGGTTGGGATTACGTGGCCCCGAACTTCTGA